A window from Rhea pennata isolate bPtePen1 chromosome 1, bPtePen1.pri, whole genome shotgun sequence encodes these proteins:
- the NDUFA5 gene encoding NADH dehydrogenase [ubiquinone] 1 alpha subcomplex subunit 5, protein MRAAAGGVRRSAAMAGALRKTTGLVGLAVAENPHERLRILYTKILAVLQNIPKDAAYRKYTEQIVNQRINLVQTETDVQKLQDKLNSGHIEEVIVQAENELSLARKMIQWKPWEPLVDEPPSDQWRWPI, encoded by the exons atgcgcgcggccgccggcggtgTGCGGCGCAGCGCAGCCATGGCGGGGGCTCTGAGGAAG ACTACTGGGCTTGTAGGATTAGCTGTGGCTGAAAATCCTCACGAG CGCCTGCGAATACTGTACACAAAAATTCTTGCTGTCCTTCAAAACATTCCCAAAGATGCAGCATACAGGAAATACACCGAGCAGATTGTAAATCAGCGAATTAATTTGGTGCAAACA GAAACTGATGTGCAAAAACTACAAGACAAACTGAACAGTGGTCATATAGAAGAAGTCATTGTGCAG GCTGAAAACGAGCTTTCCTTGGCAAGAAAAATGATACAGTGGAAACCATGGGAGCCTCTAGTTGATGAACCTCCTTCTGACCAGTGGAGATGGCCAATATAA